GGGAGGGGCAGTGGCGCGCGAAGACCTCGCGGGGCAGCTTCAGCCGGGCGTCGATGCGCGCGACCAGGGCCCGGGCCGGGGCCTGCGTGGGCGCGGCCAACTCCTCGGCCAGGCTCTGCAGCCGCTGCTTCCAGCGGCGGGGGCTGAAGGGAAACTTACTCAGACTAATAGCTCAAACCCACCCGCGAGCGCACCAGGTCCAGGGTCTTGACCGCCTCGGCCCGGGTTTTGTCCGCGCCCTTGGCCATGATCTCGCGCACATAGTCCAGGTTGTTCGCCAGCTCGGCCCGCTTGTCGCGGTAAGGCGCGAAGTACTCCCACATGCGGGCGAAGAGCTCCTTCTTGACCGTGCCGTAGCCCAGGCCGCCGGCCCGGTAGCGCGCCGTCAAGTCGGCCTTTTCCTCGGGCGTGAGGAACAGGCTGATCAGGGCGAATACGTTGCACTTGTCCGGGTCCTTGGGGTCTTCCACCGGGGTGGAGTCGGTGACGATCTTCATCACCTTTTTCTTGAGGTACTTCTCCGGCGCGAAGATTTCCAGGGTGTTGCCGTAGCTCTTGGACATCTTCTGCCCGTCGATGCCGGGGATGACCGCGGTGTCGTCCTCGATCCAGGGCTCGGGCACGGTGAAGGTCTCGCCATAGGCGTTGTTGAACTTGATGGCGATGTCGCGGGTGATCTCCAGGTGCTGCTTCTGGTCCTTGCCCACGGGCACCGCGTCGGCCTGGTAGAGCAGAATGTCGGCGGCCATGAGGACCGGATAGGAGAACAGGCCGTTGTGGGGCTGGAAGCCCTTGGCGATCTTGTCCTTGTAGGAGTGGGCCCGCTCTAAGAGCCCCACCGGGGTGTGGTTGTTCAGGATCCAGGTGAGCTCGGTCACCTCGGGCACATCGCCCTGCACCCAGAAGAAGGCCTTGTCCGGGTCCAGGCCCAGGGCCAAGAAATCCAGGCACGCGTTCATGGTGTCGGTGGCCAGGCGCTGGCCGTCGTAGACCGTGGTCAGGGCGTGCAGGTTGACCACGAAGCAGAACAGGGTGTGGTCGCGCTGGAACTGGATCATGCGCTGCATCATGGCGAAGTAGTTGGCGATGTGAAGGGTGCCCGAGGGCTGAATCCCCGAAAGAACGCGCATTTGCCTGGTCCTCCTGGTGCGGATTACGAATCAAACAAGCAATATACCCAAGGGGGGAGG
This region of Desulfarculaceae bacterium genomic DNA includes:
- the trpS gene encoding tryptophan--tRNA ligase is translated as MRVLSGIQPSGTLHIANYFAMMQRMIQFQRDHTLFCFVVNLHALTTVYDGQRLATDTMNACLDFLALGLDPDKAFFWVQGDVPEVTELTWILNNHTPVGLLERAHSYKDKIAKGFQPHNGLFSYPVLMAADILLYQADAVPVGKDQKQHLEITRDIAIKFNNAYGETFTVPEPWIEDDTAVIPGIDGQKMSKSYGNTLEIFAPEKYLKKKVMKIVTDSTPVEDPKDPDKCNVFALISLFLTPEEKADLTARYRAGGLGYGTVKKELFARMWEYFAPYRDKRAELANNLDYVREIMAKGADKTRAEAVKTLDLVRSRVGLSY